A genomic window from Levilactobacillus yonginensis includes:
- the whiA gene encoding DNA-binding protein WhiA produces the protein MSYASEVKKELTTLEVHRENAKAELVALIRMNGALGLANHRFVLNVQTENPAIARRMYQLLKQFYDLESELLVRRKMKLKKNNLYIVRVKTGATEVLSDLGIFDGMQLLESVPKEIFDDDMRVRSYLRGAFLAGGSVNNPETSRYHLEIYSLYEEHNQMIAEMMNRYNLNARTIVRRSGYITYLKGAEKIADFLSLIGATTAMLRFEDVRIMRDMRNSVNRLVNCENANLDKVANASTRQIDNIQFIEATVGLGQLPTKLREVAETRLAHTEVSLKELGDLVPGGPISKSGINHRLRKINDYAKQLREEASA, from the coding sequence GTGTCATATGCCAGTGAAGTCAAAAAAGAATTAACCACCCTGGAGGTTCATCGGGAGAACGCAAAGGCCGAGCTGGTCGCGTTGATTCGGATGAACGGGGCATTAGGTCTTGCTAATCACCGCTTCGTCTTGAACGTGCAGACGGAGAACCCAGCGATTGCTCGCCGGATGTATCAGCTGCTCAAACAGTTTTACGACCTAGAAAGTGAACTATTAGTTCGTCGTAAAATGAAATTAAAGAAGAATAATCTGTATATTGTTCGGGTTAAAACCGGCGCGACAGAGGTTTTATCTGACTTGGGGATTTTTGATGGCATGCAACTCTTGGAGTCAGTTCCCAAGGAAATTTTTGATGATGATATGCGGGTACGTTCCTATCTCCGTGGGGCCTTTTTGGCCGGTGGGTCCGTGAACAATCCGGAGACCAGTCGCTACCATTTGGAAATTTACTCTTTGTATGAGGAACATAACCAAATGATTGCCGAAATGATGAACCGTTATAATTTAAATGCAAGGACAATTGTTCGCCGCAGTGGGTACATCACGTACTTGAAGGGCGCCGAGAAGATTGCAGACTTTCTTTCACTGATCGGGGCGACGACAGCGATGCTTCGTTTTGAAGATGTTCGGATTATGCGGGACATGCGGAATTCTGTCAACCGGTTGGTGAACTGCGAGAATGCCAACTTGGATAAGGTAGCTAACGCGTCGACTCGCCAAATTGATAATATCCAGTTTATCGAGGCTACCGTGGGGTTAGGACAGTTGCCCACTAAACTACGGGAAGTGGCCGAGACACGGCTAGCACATACGGAAGTTAGCTTGAAAGAGTTAGGCGACCTGGTGCCGGGCGGACCAATCTCAAAGTCTGGTATCAACCATCGATTACGTAAAATCAATGATTATGCAAAGCAATTAAGAGAAGAGGCTTCGGCCTAA
- the yvcK gene encoding uridine diphosphate-N-acetylglucosamine-binding protein YvcK, with translation MREVMNSRRPKIVVIGGGTGLPVILRNLRDQDVDITAVVTVADDGGSSGIIRHYVNVVPPGDIRNVMVALAELPSIYKELFQYRFETTDDFFAGHAIGNLIIAALSEMRGGIFDAVQELSQLMRVNGHIYPAANEPLELHAQFDDGSTLSGESEITAAHKLIKRVWVETSDHHQQPHAVQPVIDAIMNADQIVLGPGSLFTSILPNLMIDSVGQAVKESSAEVVYICNIMTQKGETENFTDADHVRVLNKHLKTNFIDTVLVNTRKVPDQYIDYQRWDEMSQPVRHDFQGLRDQGCRVISTDFLQLRDNGAFHNGQEVVHELLNLIGQPRYRMKRRP, from the coding sequence ATGAGAGAGGTAATGAACAGCCGCCGACCAAAAATTGTGGTCATTGGCGGAGGAACGGGACTGCCCGTCATTCTGCGTAATTTACGCGACCAGGATGTGGATATCACGGCAGTAGTCACCGTTGCTGATGATGGGGGATCGTCCGGTATCATTCGACACTACGTTAACGTGGTGCCGCCTGGAGATATTCGAAACGTGATGGTGGCATTAGCTGAGCTCCCTTCAATTTATAAGGAATTGTTCCAATATCGGTTTGAAACGACCGACGATTTCTTTGCCGGGCACGCGATTGGTAATTTAATCATTGCGGCTCTGTCCGAAATGCGTGGCGGGATTTTCGACGCCGTTCAGGAGCTGTCTCAGTTAATGCGGGTCAACGGGCACATCTATCCGGCTGCCAACGAGCCACTGGAGTTACATGCTCAGTTTGATGATGGAAGTACCCTCAGTGGGGAGTCCGAAATAACGGCTGCACACAAATTGATTAAGCGAGTGTGGGTCGAGACGAGTGACCATCATCAGCAGCCGCACGCGGTTCAACCGGTGATTGATGCGATTATGAACGCTGATCAGATTGTGCTTGGGCCAGGTAGTTTGTTTACCAGTATCCTACCTAATTTAATGATTGATAGTGTTGGTCAAGCCGTTAAGGAGAGCTCCGCCGAAGTTGTTTACATCTGCAATATCATGACGCAGAAGGGTGAAACGGAAAACTTCACGGATGCCGACCATGTTCGGGTTTTGAATAAACATTTAAAGACAAACTTTATTGATACTGTATTGGTCAATACACGGAAGGTGCCTGACCAGTACATTGATTACCAACGTTGGGACGAAATGTCTCAACCGGTCCGTCATGATTTTCAGGGACTCCGTGATCAGGGGTGCCGGGTCATTTCAACCGATTTTTTACAACTACGCGACAATGGGGCGTTCCATAATGGTCAAGAGGTCGTTCACGAACTCTTGAATTTGATTGGACAGCCACGTTATCGAATGAAACGGAGGCCTTAA
- the rapZ gene encoding RNase adapter RapZ gives MTEEIHLVIITGMSGAGKTVAMQSFEDLGYFCIDNMPPSLLPKFWDLVRESGKLSKIALVIDLRSRAFYDEIVRMLNDVAVHGTMNAQVLFLDASDEELVSRYKETRRSHPLARNGRVMEGIQRERKLLEPIRQAAQLVIDTTKLSPRKLREEIFHNYETETTQAFHIEMMSFGFKYGLPIDADIVMDVRFLPNPYYLPELREQTGLDKPVYDYVMSQPQTEEFYQQFLGLLTTIVPGYKKEGKSSLTIAIGCTGGQHRSVAITERIGKALGDAYPVHVTHRDIEKRKESANRS, from the coding sequence ATGACTGAAGAAATCCATTTGGTAATCATTACCGGGATGAGCGGAGCCGGTAAGACGGTTGCCATGCAAAGTTTTGAAGATTTAGGCTATTTTTGTATTGATAACATGCCCCCTTCGTTGCTACCAAAATTTTGGGATTTAGTTCGTGAGTCTGGTAAGCTGTCGAAGATTGCTTTAGTGATTGATTTACGTTCACGGGCATTTTACGACGAAATTGTGCGCATGCTGAATGATGTTGCGGTGCATGGGACCATGAACGCCCAGGTATTGTTTTTGGATGCTTCGGATGAGGAATTGGTTTCGCGGTACAAAGAGACGCGACGCTCCCATCCGTTGGCACGAAATGGTCGTGTGATGGAGGGAATTCAGCGGGAACGAAAACTGCTAGAGCCTATTCGTCAGGCAGCCCAGCTGGTCATTGATACGACCAAGTTGAGTCCTCGTAAGCTTCGTGAAGAAATTTTCCACAATTATGAGACGGAAACCACCCAAGCCTTTCACATTGAGATGATGTCGTTTGGCTTTAAATACGGGTTGCCGATTGATGCTGATATTGTCATGGATGTTCGGTTTTTGCCAAATCCGTACTACTTGCCAGAGTTGCGAGAACAGACCGGATTGGACAAACCAGTATACGACTATGTAATGAGTCAGCCTCAAACTGAAGAATTTTATCAACAATTTTTAGGCCTGTTGACAACGATTGTCCCGGGCTACAAAAAAGAAGGAAAATCTAGTCTTACCATTGCTATTGGGTGTACGGGTGGCCAACATCGGTCCGTTGCGATTACGGAACGAATTGGCAAGGCCTTAGGGGATGCTTATCCCGTTCACGTGACCCATCGCGATATTGAGAAGCGAAAGGAGTCCGCTAATCGATCATGA
- a CDS encoding IS30 family transposase, whose amino-acid sequence MSPYNHLTLKDRECILLGVTLNDTYQGIAEKIGCSKATVSREIKRNGGRDAYSAVKAQENYQRRRLKSRRPRILADLKLRDFVLHRIVQCQWSPEQISGRLVHENSEWQISYNTIYRGIKLDNLGIKRKSHGARGFARKLRHRGKTRKVKGTVNERRGRFNEVLSVHERPVSCNKRSWFGHWEGDTVRGKTGRSALVTLVDRKSRYLLSQRVSKVNAKNVTQAMIDLLHTVTPKRVRTLTPDRGTEFAGYREVSQELGIPVYFPDPHAPQQRGTNENTNGLIREYFPKGTDLDQLTDQDIYQFVEVLNNRPRKILGWKSPSEVFFGTKLHLI is encoded by the coding sequence ATGAGTCCGTACAATCATCTTACCTTAAAAGACCGAGAATGCATACTGTTAGGAGTCACTTTAAACGATACTTATCAAGGTATTGCGGAGAAAATTGGCTGCTCAAAAGCCACCGTATCACGCGAAATTAAGCGCAACGGTGGCCGTGATGCATATTCAGCTGTCAAAGCACAAGAGAACTATCAGAGACGGCGACTGAAAAGCCGACGTCCTAGGATCTTAGCTGACTTGAAACTACGAGATTTTGTCCTTCACCGCATCGTTCAATGCCAATGGTCTCCGGAACAAATCTCAGGCCGTTTAGTTCACGAAAATAGCGAATGGCAAATCAGTTACAATACTATTTATCGCGGAATTAAACTCGATAATTTAGGGATTAAACGCAAGAGTCACGGTGCTCGTGGTTTTGCCCGAAAGTTGCGCCACCGTGGCAAAACCCGTAAGGTCAAAGGAACGGTTAACGAACGACGTGGTCGGTTTAACGAAGTTCTTTCAGTTCATGAACGACCAGTTTCGTGTAATAAACGGAGCTGGTTCGGCCATTGGGAAGGCGACACCGTTCGGGGTAAAACTGGGCGTTCAGCTTTGGTTACATTGGTGGACCGTAAATCACGGTACTTATTGTCTCAACGAGTTTCCAAAGTAAACGCCAAGAACGTCACGCAAGCTATGATTGACCTACTGCATACTGTGACGCCCAAACGAGTTCGTACGCTTACGCCGGATCGTGGAACTGAATTCGCAGGATACCGCGAAGTTAGTCAAGAACTTGGTATTCCAGTCTATTTCCCAGATCCACATGCGCCCCAGCAACGGGGAACCAATGAGAATACCAATGGCCTTATTCGTGAGTACTTCCCCAAGGGAACCGATTTAGATCAGCTCACTGACCAAGATATTTATCAGTTCGTTGAAGTGCTAAATAACCGACCACGCAAGATTTTAGGCTGGAAGAGTCCATCTGAAGTTTTCTTTGGGACAAAGTTACACTTGATTTGA
- a CDS encoding HdeD family acid-resistance protein, whose translation MFDMNRSRWGFDWSEFILGILFLVAAFGLFRSPKIGLTGLAIIFAFMALLSGLTTIAGYKKLRDVTGVRANFALAFGILDILIAVVFFFDMDSAIVSLGYLFALWFIFDSVERLVVASHLRRFGGGFYWLSIVLDIVTLLVGIMLFIHPVIAAFSLNALLAFFFVVFGVNAIWIAFARSRS comes from the coding sequence ATGTTTGATATGAATCGGTCCCGCTGGGGATTTGACTGGAGCGAGTTTATTCTCGGTATTCTATTTTTAGTTGCCGCCTTTGGTCTCTTCCGCTCGCCTAAAATTGGTCTTACCGGATTAGCTATTATCTTTGCCTTCATGGCGTTGTTGAGTGGATTGACCACAATTGCTGGATACAAGAAGCTACGTGATGTAACTGGTGTGCGGGCAAACTTTGCTCTGGCATTTGGTATCTTAGATATCTTAATTGCGGTCGTGTTCTTCTTTGATATGGATAGTGCCATCGTTTCATTGGGCTACCTGTTTGCTTTGTGGTTTATTTTTGATTCCGTTGAACGATTAGTTGTGGCTAGCCATTTGCGTCGTTTTGGTGGCGGATTCTACTGGCTATCAATCGTTTTAGATATCGTCACATTATTGGTGGGAATCATGTTATTCATTCACCCGGTAATCGCAGCATTCTCTCTGAACGCCCTGTTAGCCTTCTTCTTCGTAGTTTTCGGTGTGAATGCTATCTGGATTGCGTTTGCTCGTAGTCGGTCTTAA
- the uvrA gene encoding excinuclease ABC subunit UvrA — protein MANDKIVIHGARAHNLKDIDVTIPKNKLVVISGLSGSGKSSLAFDTLYAEGQRRYVESLSSYARQFLGQMDKPDVDSIDGLSPAISIDQKTTSKNPRSTVGTVTEINDYLRLLWARVGTPICPNDGTKITSQSVEQMVDQILDLPERTKLQILSPIVRGKKGQHKKIFEKIQREGFVRVRVDGATMDLDDVPELNKNQNHDIAIVIDRIVVKSGIRSRLFDSFEAALRLSGGYAVADLIDGEPMVFSEHYACPVCGFTVGELEPRLFSFNAPFGACPDCDGLGVKLEVDLDLVVPDQTKTLREGALEPWNPISSQYYPALLEQACDAFDVDMDTPFKDLSKTDRAMVLYGSQGKEFHFHYENDFGGVRDIDVAFEGVIPNVNRRYHETNSEFTRDVMRKYMTELTCQTCHGYRLNRQALSVQINHQHIGEVSNLPVDQELSFFKDLSFGEQNQVIAQPILKEIRDRLTFLRNVGLDYLTLSRSARTLSGGEAQRIRLATQIGSNLSGVLYILDEPSIGLHQRDNDRLIASLKQMRDLGNTLIVVEHDEDTMRAADYIVDIGPGAGENGGHVMAAGTPKQVMRSRKSLTGQYLSGKQYIPVPLERREGNGKEIRVTGAAENNLKDITVDFPLGEFVVVTGVSGSGKSTLVNTILKRALAQKLNNNSEKPGKYQSIAGVKNIERLVDIDQSPIGRTPRSNPATYTGVFDDVRALFAQTNDAKLRGYQKGRFSFNTKGGRCEACHGDGILKIEMNFLPDVYVPCEVCHGTRYNSETLEVEYKGKNISDVLNMTVSEALKFFEAIPKITRKLQTIQDVGLGYVKLGQPATTLSGGEAQRMKLASELHKQQNGKNFYILDEPTTGLHTDDIKRLLVVLHRLVNKGNTVLVIEHNLDVIKTADHLIDLGPEGGEAGGNVVATGTPEELAEVTNSYTGKYLKPVLERDKARTLADQKPAKAKK, from the coding sequence TTGGCAAATGATAAAATTGTGATTCACGGGGCACGAGCCCATAATTTAAAGGATATCGACGTCACGATTCCGAAGAATAAGTTGGTCGTTATCAGTGGGTTATCGGGTTCTGGGAAGAGTTCCCTTGCCTTTGATACCCTTTACGCTGAAGGTCAACGACGTTACGTGGAAAGTTTGTCGTCGTATGCACGACAGTTCTTGGGACAAATGGATAAACCAGATGTCGACTCTATTGATGGGCTAAGCCCGGCTATCTCTATTGACCAAAAGACCACGTCCAAGAACCCTCGGTCCACCGTGGGAACGGTTACCGAAATCAATGATTACTTGCGGTTGCTCTGGGCTCGGGTGGGAACACCTATCTGTCCTAACGATGGCACGAAAATCACGAGTCAAAGTGTTGAACAAATGGTTGACCAAATTTTGGATCTGCCCGAACGGACCAAGCTCCAGATTCTTTCACCCATTGTGCGGGGGAAGAAGGGGCAACACAAAAAGATTTTTGAAAAGATTCAGCGTGAAGGATTTGTGCGGGTCCGGGTTGATGGTGCGACCATGGATTTGGATGACGTGCCTGAATTAAATAAGAATCAAAATCATGATATTGCGATTGTGATTGATCGAATCGTGGTTAAGTCTGGTATCCGGTCCCGCTTGTTCGATTCGTTTGAAGCGGCTCTGCGGCTAAGTGGTGGTTATGCGGTGGCTGATCTGATTGATGGCGAGCCCATGGTTTTTTCCGAACACTATGCTTGTCCAGTCTGTGGGTTCACGGTGGGTGAATTGGAACCCCGCCTGTTCTCTTTTAACGCGCCATTTGGTGCTTGCCCGGACTGTGATGGTCTAGGGGTTAAGTTGGAAGTTGACTTGGATTTAGTCGTACCGGATCAGACGAAGACGCTACGTGAAGGGGCTCTGGAACCCTGGAATCCTATTAGTTCGCAGTACTATCCCGCTTTACTAGAACAAGCATGTGATGCCTTTGACGTTGACATGGATACGCCATTTAAGGATTTATCCAAGACGGACCGGGCTATGGTTTTGTATGGTTCTCAAGGCAAGGAGTTCCACTTCCACTATGAAAATGATTTTGGTGGGGTGCGGGACATTGATGTGGCTTTTGAAGGGGTCATTCCTAATGTTAACCGGCGCTACCATGAAACGAACAGTGAATTCACACGGGATGTTATGCGTAAATACATGACGGAATTGACTTGCCAGACTTGTCACGGTTATCGGTTGAATCGCCAAGCCCTGAGTGTTCAAATTAACCATCAACACATTGGTGAGGTTTCTAATTTACCCGTGGATCAGGAACTTTCGTTCTTCAAGGACCTTTCCTTCGGTGAACAGAATCAGGTGATTGCCCAACCCATTTTAAAGGAAATTCGGGATCGGCTGACGTTCTTGCGGAACGTAGGATTGGATTACTTGACGCTGAGTCGTTCTGCCCGGACATTGTCCGGTGGGGAAGCGCAGCGGATTCGGCTAGCTACTCAGATTGGTTCCAACCTTTCCGGTGTATTGTACATCTTGGACGAACCATCAATTGGACTTCACCAACGCGATAACGATCGGTTAATTGCCTCGCTGAAGCAAATGCGGGATCTCGGTAACACTTTGATTGTCGTCGAACATGATGAGGATACGATGCGGGCTGCGGATTATATTGTTGATATTGGGCCGGGTGCTGGTGAGAATGGGGGCCACGTGATGGCTGCCGGCACGCCCAAACAGGTGATGCGGTCCCGTAAATCCTTGACAGGACAATACTTGTCAGGTAAGCAGTATATCCCAGTCCCCTTGGAACGCCGTGAAGGTAACGGTAAGGAAATCCGGGTGACTGGTGCTGCTGAAAATAACTTGAAGGATATTACGGTTGATTTTCCACTGGGCGAATTTGTGGTCGTGACTGGAGTTTCCGGTTCCGGTAAGTCAACCTTAGTGAATACAATTTTGAAACGAGCGTTGGCGCAAAAGCTGAATAATAATTCAGAAAAACCTGGGAAGTACCAGAGTATCGCAGGTGTGAAGAATATTGAACGGCTTGTCGATATTGACCAGAGCCCAATTGGCCGGACTCCTCGAAGTAATCCAGCCACCTACACAGGTGTGTTTGATGACGTGCGGGCGCTTTTTGCTCAGACAAATGATGCCAAGCTTCGTGGTTATCAGAAGGGGCGTTTCAGTTTCAATACCAAGGGAGGGCGTTGTGAAGCCTGCCATGGTGACGGTATCTTGAAGATTGAAATGAACTTTTTGCCAGACGTTTACGTTCCTTGTGAAGTCTGTCATGGAACGCGCTATAATTCTGAAACCCTGGAAGTTGAATACAAAGGGAAGAACATTTCGGACGTTTTGAACATGACGGTCAGTGAGGCTTTGAAGTTCTTTGAAGCTATTCCTAAGATAACTCGGAAGTTGCAGACGATTCAGGACGTTGGTTTAGGCTACGTGAAGTTGGGCCAACCTGCCACGACGCTATCTGGTGGTGAAGCACAACGGATGAAGTTGGCTTCTGAACTGCATAAACAGCAGAATGGGAAGAATTTCTACATTCTTGATGAACCGACGACGGGGTTGCATACCGACGATATTAAACGGTTATTGGTTGTTTTGCACCGATTAGTAAACAAGGGCAATACCGTCCTAGTGATTGAGCACAATCTGGATGTGATCAAGACGGCCGACCATTTGATTGACTTGGGTCCTGAAGGTGGGGAAGCTGGCGGTAACGTCGTTGCTACCGGGACACCAGAAGAACTTGCCGAAGTAACGAATAGTTATACTGGAAAGTACTTAAAGCCCGTCTTAGAACGGGACAAGGCCCGGACGTTGGCTGATCAAAAACCAGCTAAAGCTAAAAAGTAG
- the uvrB gene encoding excinuclease ABC subunit UvrB, producing the protein MIDRQTDKKFDLVSKYQPTGDQPEAIRQLTEGIEDGEKAQILLGATGTGKTFTISNVIKNVNKPTLVLSHNKTLAGQLYGEFKQFFPNNAVEYFVSYYDYYQPEAYVPSSDTYIEKDSSINDEIDKLRHSATSSLLERNDVIVVASVSSIFGLGDPTEYKNHVVSLRVGQEIERDALLRKLVNIQFERNDYDFQRGRFRVHGDVVEIFPASRDDRALRVEFFGDEIDRIREVDSLTGEIVGDREHVAIFPATHFMTNDDIMAQATNGIEGELKDRVAELEGDGKLLEAQRLKQRTTYDVEMMREMGYTSGIENYSRWMDGRKPGEPPYTLLDFFPKDFLLVVDESHVTMPQVRGMYNGDRARKQQLVDYGFRLPSALDNRPLKLNEVEQHINQVVYMSATPGPYEHEQTDHVVQQIIRPTGLLDPTIEVRPIMGQMDDLVGEINARVEKNERTFVTTLTKKMSEDLTDYLKDLGIKVAYLHSDIKTLERTEIMRDLRLGKYDVLVGINLLREGIDIPEVSLVAILDADKEGFLRNERSLIQTIGRAARNSHGAVIMYADSTTESMQAAIDETARRRQIQIAYNKEHGITPTTIIKPIRDLIAVTKKNDNGDEKDDFVASDFEDMTKEDQEKLIARLEDEMRAAAKKLDFEQAASLRDTVMDMKTEIGD; encoded by the coding sequence ATGATTGACCGGCAAACGGATAAAAAGTTTGATCTGGTGTCAAAGTATCAGCCAACGGGGGATCAACCGGAGGCAATTCGTCAATTGACCGAAGGCATTGAGGACGGTGAAAAGGCGCAGATCCTTTTGGGAGCTACCGGGACTGGGAAGACTTTTACGATTTCTAACGTCATTAAGAACGTTAACAAACCCACGCTAGTGCTGTCCCATAATAAGACGTTAGCGGGCCAGCTATACGGGGAGTTCAAGCAGTTCTTTCCTAACAATGCGGTTGAATATTTTGTGAGTTATTATGATTATTATCAACCGGAAGCGTACGTGCCTTCGAGTGATACTTACATTGAAAAGGATTCATCCATCAACGATGAAATCGATAAGTTACGACACTCGGCGACGAGTTCGTTGTTGGAAAGAAATGACGTCATTGTGGTGGCCTCAGTTTCTTCTATTTTTGGTTTAGGGGATCCTACCGAGTACAAGAATCACGTGGTTTCCTTGCGAGTTGGTCAGGAGATCGAGCGGGATGCACTCCTGCGTAAATTGGTGAATATTCAATTCGAACGCAATGATTACGATTTTCAACGGGGTCGGTTCCGGGTCCACGGTGACGTGGTCGAAATTTTTCCAGCATCACGGGATGACCGGGCGCTTCGGGTTGAATTCTTTGGTGATGAAATTGATCGAATTCGTGAAGTAGATTCCCTGACCGGCGAGATCGTTGGTGATCGTGAACACGTGGCCATTTTCCCGGCAACCCACTTTATGACTAACGATGACATTATGGCTCAGGCTACGAATGGTATCGAGGGAGAATTGAAGGACCGGGTCGCCGAACTTGAAGGTGATGGTAAGTTGCTGGAAGCCCAACGGTTGAAGCAGCGGACCACGTATGATGTTGAAATGATGCGAGAAATGGGCTACACGAGTGGGATTGAAAACTATTCTCGCTGGATGGATGGTCGCAAGCCTGGTGAACCACCATACACTTTATTGGATTTCTTCCCGAAGGACTTTTTGTTGGTCGTCGATGAATCTCACGTGACGATGCCGCAAGTCCGGGGGATGTACAATGGTGACCGAGCTCGGAAGCAACAATTGGTTGATTATGGGTTTCGGTTGCCAAGTGCTTTGGACAACCGACCACTGAAATTGAACGAGGTTGAGCAGCATATCAATCAGGTTGTTTACATGTCTGCCACGCCGGGACCATATGAGCATGAACAGACGGACCACGTCGTGCAACAAATTATTCGACCAACTGGCTTACTAGATCCAACCATCGAGGTTCGGCCAATTATGGGCCAGATGGATGACTTAGTCGGTGAAATTAATGCGCGGGTCGAAAAGAATGAACGGACTTTCGTCACGACGTTGACTAAGAAGATGTCGGAAGACTTGACGGATTATTTAAAGGACTTGGGTATCAAGGTGGCCTACTTGCACTCTGACATTAAGACGTTGGAACGGACGGAGATTATGCGAGATCTTCGGCTAGGTAAGTACGATGTTTTGGTAGGAATTAACTTATTGCGGGAAGGAATCGATATTCCTGAAGTTTCCTTGGTAGCGATTTTGGACGCCGATAAGGAAGGCTTCTTACGGAACGAACGGTCACTGATTCAAACTATTGGTCGGGCGGCCCGGAACTCCCATGGGGCGGTAATCATGTATGCGGACTCTACGACGGAATCTATGCAGGCAGCCATTGATGAAACGGCTCGGCGGCGACAGATTCAGATTGCTTACAACAAGGAGCACGGCATTACGCCAACGACGATTATCAAACCAATTCGTGATTTGATTGCAGTCACTAAGAAAAATGACAACGGAGATGAGAAAGATGATTTCGTTGCCAGTGACTTTGAGGATATGACCAAGGAAGATCAAGAGAAATTGATTGCCCGTTTAGAAGACGAAATGCGTGCAGCTGCCAAGAAGCTGGACTTTGAACAGGCCGCTTCGTTACGGGACACAGTTATGGATATGAAGACCGAAATTGGTGATTAG
- a CDS encoding acetyltransferase, which produces MKLAEVWSQSLKGATVRPLTHADDDLIYAFQAAHPDYFSHFQDHPVTRQEAIQDVTDIPLNALPEQKAYLGIFQGGQLVVLVDLIIDYPLPSLVWLGMWLPAKTLTTAESAAYYRSLVAVLHEAGAVQLQLSVFMGDRQMKQFWEDLQLTAVQTTSVVKEDRTANITIYQDKFSR; this is translated from the coding sequence ATGAAACTTGCTGAAGTTTGGAGTCAGAGTTTAAAGGGAGCTACGGTGCGACCATTAACGCATGCGGATGACGACCTGATCTATGCGTTTCAAGCGGCGCATCCGGACTATTTTTCCCATTTTCAGGACCATCCAGTGACACGTCAGGAAGCTATTCAGGATGTCACAGACATTCCTTTGAACGCTTTGCCAGAGCAGAAGGCCTACCTGGGAATCTTTCAGGGTGGGCAACTAGTGGTCTTGGTTGACCTGATTATTGATTACCCACTACCTAGTTTGGTGTGGTTGGGGATGTGGCTGCCGGCTAAGACTTTGACGACAGCGGAGTCAGCCGCCTATTACCGCAGTCTAGTGGCGGTACTCCACGAAGCTGGGGCCGTCCAACTTCAACTCAGTGTTTTCATGGGTGACCGGCAAATGAAACAATTCTGGGAGGACTTACAGCTAACAGCTGTTCAGACGACCAGCGTTGTTAAAGAAGACCGCACCGCTAACATTACCATCTATCAGGATAAATTCTCTCGATAG
- a CDS encoding HD domain-containing protein: protein MGMNQFLQSLSDLETIDRAPGYFKFEQHSVAAHSFKVAEVAQFLGDVEEQAGHQVDWRLLYEKALNHDYTERFIGDIKTPVKYATPELRTMLADVETSLTANFIQNEIPKQFQAAYTRRLGEGKDDTLEGQILSVADKVDLLYESFGEIQKGNPEPVFTEIYRESLSTILKFKQMPCVRYFLSDVLPEMLAADFSDRQKLAQLTDHLLEDND from the coding sequence GTGGGAATGAATCAGTTTTTACAGAGTTTAAGTGACTTGGAAACAATTGACCGGGCGCCAGGGTACTTTAAATTTGAGCAACATTCCGTGGCTGCTCATTCTTTCAAGGTTGCCGAAGTTGCCCAGTTCTTAGGTGACGTTGAGGAGCAGGCCGGTCACCAGGTGGACTGGCGTTTGCTGTATGAAAAGGCGTTAAATCACGACTACACCGAACGCTTTATCGGTGATATTAAAACGCCTGTGAAGTATGCGACGCCCGAGTTACGTACAATGTTGGCTGATGTCGAGACTTCCTTGACTGCCAACTTTATTCAAAATGAAATTCCTAAACAGTTTCAGGCGGCTTACACCCGGCGTTTGGGTGAGGGAAAGGACGATACGCTGGAAGGTCAAATCCTTTCGGTGGCGGATAAAGTAGATTTGTTGTACGAATCCTTTGGGGAGATCCAAAAGGGTAATCCAGAACCCGTCTTCACAGAAATATACCGTGAAAGTTTGTCGACTATTTTAAAGTTCAAACAAATGCCGTGTGTCCGTTATTTCTTATCAGATGTGTTGCCGGAGATGTTGGCCGCTGACTTTAGTGACCGGCAAAAGCTAGCACAATTGACGGACCACTTATTGGAGGATAATGATTAA